Proteins encoded within one genomic window of Pigmentiphaga sp. H8:
- a CDS encoding helix-turn-helix domain-containing protein, with protein MSDIKDFPVEQGTESVYADLGYPDASDMQVKAELAREIAQILIDRRLTQQHAATILGMPQPKLSEMLRGKFRGISQAKMIECLNRLGRDVDIVVRKAKRQAEGHTQVVVV; from the coding sequence ATGAGTGACATCAAGGATTTTCCCGTTGAGCAAGGCACGGAAAGTGTCTACGCGGATCTGGGGTACCCGGACGCCTCGGACATGCAGGTCAAGGCCGAACTGGCCAGGGAAATCGCGCAGATCCTGATAGACCGCAGGTTGACCCAGCAACATGCCGCCACCATCCTGGGCATGCCGCAACCCAAGCTGTCCGAGATGTTGCGCGGTAAGTTCAGGGGCATCAGCCAAGCGAAGATGATCGAATGTCTGAACCGGCTGGGCCGCGACGTGGATATCGTCGTCAGGAAAGCCAAGCGTCAGGCGGAAGGACATACGCAGGTCGTCGTGGTCTGA
- the tssA gene encoding type VI secretion system protein TssA: MAIDIAELMQPIAGGDPCGEDASFSDTYDRIREARRADDPSLSQGDWQTELKTADWRAAADLAAEVLQSQSKDLQAAVWLGEALIARHGLAGAADAMGVLHGLLDTYWDGLHPRPDGDDLEERASKLAWFNAYGGLALKKAPLTASAPHVTLIDWQDSREVDNLARQNATAYQEALDAGKPTGESVDKAIEGSGPGFVSETLAAADAAQAAFDRLQALVDQRFGRQAPSLADLGDGLKRARQVLGRAAQNLGIAPRQGQEAGETAAVVPTVPAAMPAPALQAAPAMTVPRVMVDFQARAELLRTLGEIAAHFKRVEPHSPVSFLLERAVSWADMPLDQWLAEVVNDDSVLGVIRDRIGVPRG, translated from the coding sequence ATGGCCATCGATATCGCCGAACTGATGCAACCCATCGCCGGGGGCGACCCCTGCGGCGAGGACGCCTCGTTCTCGGACACCTACGACCGTATCCGGGAAGCGCGCCGCGCGGACGATCCGTCGCTGTCGCAGGGCGACTGGCAGACCGAACTCAAGACCGCCGACTGGCGGGCCGCCGCCGACCTGGCGGCCGAAGTGCTGCAAAGCCAGAGCAAGGACCTGCAGGCCGCCGTCTGGCTGGGCGAGGCCCTGATCGCCCGCCACGGACTGGCTGGCGCGGCGGACGCGATGGGCGTGCTGCACGGTCTGCTCGACACCTACTGGGACGGCCTGCATCCCCGGCCCGACGGCGACGACCTGGAGGAACGCGCCAGCAAGCTGGCCTGGTTCAACGCTTATGGCGGGCTGGCCTTGAAGAAGGCACCGCTGACCGCTTCCGCGCCCCATGTCACGCTGATCGACTGGCAGGACTCGCGCGAGGTCGACAATCTGGCGCGCCAGAACGCCACCGCCTACCAGGAGGCCCTGGACGCGGGCAAGCCCACCGGGGAATCGGTGGACAAGGCCATCGAAGGCAGCGGACCGGGTTTCGTGTCGGAGACCCTGGCCGCCGCCGACGCGGCGCAGGCCGCCTTCGACCGTTTGCAGGCGCTGGTCGACCAGCGCTTCGGCCGCCAGGCGCCCAGCCTGGCCGACCTGGGCGACGGGCTCAAGCGTGCGCGCCAGGTGCTGGGGCGCGCGGCACAGAACCTGGGGATCGCGCCCCGGCAGGGGCAGGAGGCCGGCGAAACCGCGGCCGTCGTTCCCACGGTGCCCGCCGCGATGCCGGCGCCCGCGTTGCAGGCCGCGCCCGCGATGACCGTGCCGCGCGTGATGGTGGACTTCCAGGCCCGCGCGGAACTCTTGCGCACCCTGGGCGAGATCGCCGCCCACTTCAAGCGCGTGGAGCCCCACAGCCCCGTGTCCTTCCTGCTGGAACGCGCGGTGAGCTGGGCCGACATGCCGCTGGATCAGTGGCTGGCGGAGGTCGTGAACGACGATTCGGTGTTGGGGGTGATACGGGATCGGATAGGGGTGCCGCGGGGGTGA
- a CDS encoding type II toxin-antitoxin system RelE/ParE family toxin, which produces MRPIELKPLRWVASSRKDLRAMPEAVQDVFGYALYLAQGGQKHPQAKPLKGFGGSGVLEVVEDFLGDTYRAVYTIRYRSAVYVLHCFQKKSVRGVATPRPDIELIRARLKSVDAYEARA; this is translated from the coding sequence ATGAGGCCGATCGAGTTGAAGCCGCTGCGATGGGTCGCATCCTCCAGAAAGGACCTTCGCGCGATGCCGGAAGCCGTGCAGGATGTGTTTGGCTATGCCCTCTACCTGGCCCAGGGCGGGCAGAAGCACCCGCAGGCGAAGCCGCTCAAAGGATTTGGCGGCTCCGGTGTGCTCGAGGTGGTCGAAGATTTCCTGGGCGACACCTACCGTGCTGTCTATACGATCCGTTATCGATCGGCCGTCTATGTACTACATTGTTTTCAGAAGAAGTCCGTGCGTGGAGTTGCCACGCCCAGACCGGACATCGAACTGATCAGGGCCCGGTTGAAGAGTGTGGACGCATACGAGGCCAGAGCATGA